One Novipirellula galeiformis genomic window, TGCTTTTTCAATCTCTTTGATCGTGGACGCGTCATAAGGACGAATCACGATTTGCTGAGGCTCGGGAGTTCCGACGGAAGCGAGTTGCTTGAGCGGAGTGGATGAACCGTAAACGTCGACTTTCAAAGAATCCACCAAGCCTGGGTTCGCACGTCCGGTGCGAATTCCGGCCAAGTTGTGGCTGAGCACCGAAATCGCTTTGTTCATTCGCTCTTCGGCATCGAGAAGCACATCATCGCTGGACATCTTGCATCCTTGGGAATTGAGTAACGGGGAAGATTGAGGTTCGTTTTGCGAGTGGTATCCGGTATCTCACGTTCGCTTTATCTTACGTTCGCTTTTCAGCGCCGATCCAGGTGCCGACCGTTTCACCAGAAATCGCTCGAACGATGTTTCCATTCTTTTTGAAGTTAAAAACAACGATCGGTTTCTTGTGTTCGCTACATAAGGCAATTGCAGTCGCGTCCATCACTCGCAAGTTCTTTTCCATCACATCGGCATAGGTGAGGGATTCGTAAAGGACCGCATGAGGGTTCTTTTCTGGGTCATCGCTATAGACGCCGTCCACGCGAGTGGCCTTGAGCACCACGTCGGCTTCGATCTCCAAAGCCCGTTGTGCAGCCGCGGTGTCGGTGGTCACAAACGGATTGCCGATACCCGCCGCTAAAATCACGACGCGACCTCGGTTCAGATGACGAAGGGCGCGGCGACGGATGAAGGTCTCGGCAATCTTATCCGTAGGGATCGCCGACATCACGCGAGTTTGCAAACCATGGGCTTCGAGCGCGTCTTGCATGGCGAGCGAATTGATGATCGTGGCGAGCATCCCCATGTAATGGGCCGTCGCCTCGTGGACGAGCGAATTGCTGCCTGAGAATTGAGCTCCACGAAGAATATTGCCGCCGCCAATCACAATCGCGATTTGGCAACCGGTGTCGTGCGCCAACTTAATTTGACGAGCGATCTCTCCCGACTCTTCACCGCTGATTCCACGGCCGCCGGAATCGGCGAGGCTTTCGCCGCTGAGCTTGAGGACGACTCGCCTGTAATGCAGAGGAGCTTGGGAGGAGGTGTCATCCGACTGGGGACCGTCAGGCATGGTGTTGGTGACTTTCGCGTTTAAAAAACGGGGAACGGAAGGGCGGTGTTTGGATAAGTAGAGGAGAGAATTGCGGGAAGTGCAATTCGCTTTGTGCCTGCTACTATAGCCGAAAGTATAAGAAAAAACCTCGCCGCTCCGATGGGGGAAGGGCGAGGTTGTTCAGGTTTAATGGCGATCACAGCGAGCGTCGAGGCCGCCTGCGATCAAAGCGTTATCGTTACGCGTCGACTTTTTCGCCGATGACCCAGTGCCAATAGTTCTTGACGGTCATGTCGTTGGACTTGGCGTACTCGCCAACGGATTGCTTGTCGTCTTTGACGAACGGTTGCTCAAGCAAGCAACGCTCAGCATAGAACTTTTGCATCCGACCACCGACCATCTTTTCAGCGATGTTCTGTGGCTTGCCTTCGGCGATGGCCGCTTCGAGCAACACTTCTCGCTCGCTAGCGACGACCGCAGGATCAATCGATTCCTTGCTCAAGCTTTCTGGACGCATTGCGGCGATGTGCATCGAAACATCTTTCGCTGCATCGTCGTTGCCACCTTCGATTTCGACCAACACACCCGCAGTCGTACCGGCGTGGTGCATGTAACCGCCACAGCTGCCTTCGACGCGAATCATGCGACCCACTTTGAAGACTTCGCGAATGCGATTGAACATGTCGTCTTTTTGCGTCGCCATCGAAATGCCCGCTTGCGAAGGCGATGGTTGGGCAAGCAGTTCATCCGCGGTCGCTGCACCAGGACCGGTGGCAAGTTGCTCGGCTAGATCCGCAGCAAGTTGAATGAATTGCTCGTTTGTGGTCACAGGAGCGCTTTCGCACAGCAGTTCCACCATCGCACCGACTTTTTTGTCCGTGCCGATGTAAAGGCCAAAACGGCCGAACGCTGTTTCGCGGTCGCTACGTGAATCAGCGAGAGTTTGTCCCTTCTTGCGAAGCAACTCCACTGCCTTTTCTTCATCGCCACCCGCTTCGGTCAACGCTTTTTTGCAGTCCATCATCGGCAATCCCGTACGCTCACGGAACGCCTTCACCGCTGCCGCAGTGATATCAGCCATCTCTTCATCTCCAACGTATAAAAAACAGTTTGTCTTCAGAATTGCTTGAGGAGTGACGCAACTTGCAACAAGTTCCGCTCCGAGCAATTTTTGGATCGGTACCAACAAAGGGCCCGGTCGAATGTCTTTGCGACCTTCGCTGCCAAGCCCTTTGCGTTAAACGTGTTTGCGACGCCGTCCGTTCAATCGTCGCTTTGGAAAACCAGCTCAGCAACGCTCCTCGGTGCGGCGCGTCGCTGGGGATCGCCCCGTCTCGGGACTAACCTTCGGTTGCTGGCGTTTGCGATTCAGTCGCGGCGGCAACCATCGCAGCTTCCGTGCCGGTTGGCTTGACTTGCTCAGGTTGAGCACCACTTTCGGTTGCGGATTGCCCCTTGCCAGCGATGACCGCGTCGGCAAGTTGCTTCATGATCAACTCGATGCTGCGGATACCGTCATCGTTGCCGGGAATCGGCAAGTCGATCTGCGATGGATCGCTATCGGTATCAATCAGGGCGACGGTCGTGATACCGAGACGCTTGGCTTCGCGAACCGCGTTACGCTCTTTACCTGGGTCAACGATGAACAAGCATTCCGGCAAACGGTTCATCGTTCGCAAACCGTTCAAGTTGCGGTACATCTTGCGGTACTCGCGGTTCAGGGCGGACTGCATCTTCTTGCTGTAGTTGTCCATGGCGCCACTCGAACGCATGCTTTCCAATTCTTCCAAACGGCCAAGGCGGCTGCGAATGGTGCGGAAGTTGGTCAACGTGCCGCCGAGCCAACGCTCGCTGACAAATGGCATTCCACAGCGGAGCGATTGCTCTTCGAGCGCTTCGCCAGCTTGACGCTTGGTGCCAACGAACAAGATCAGGCTACCGCCCGCAGCGACTTGGCTCAAGTATTTCTTGGCTCGCAACATGCCGCGAAGGGTCTCGCGGATGTCCATGATGTGAATCTGGTTTTTGCGGCCGAAGATGTACGGAGCCATCTTCGGGTTCCACAAGCTCGTGCGGTGACCGAAATGGACCCCCGCTTCGATCATTTCTTGGACGATGGGGCTTGCTGGAGTGGATGGACTGGCCATGGAGCAAATGACTTTCTTTAAGGGTGGACCGATCTGCGGGCTACGAGAATCGCAAGCGAATTGGTTCGCGAAACGAATTCCAGGGCATTCGAGTTGCTCAGCGAAGAGACAACTACGCACGCCCTTCGTCCCATCTTTGCAGGCGGTAAAAAGGTTTAGAAAGCTACGGCGAGACAGTCGCCGCAGCTCAGCGAAGTGCGGAGATTAACGCAATCGAGCCTGCGAGGCAAGGGACAGAACCCGCGGAGGCAGGGGGTACAGGAGAGTGGACGTGAGTTTGACGACTCGGGCATAGACGGCTCGGGGATGGTGCGGCGACAATCCCTTTGTCGCAACACGCTGCCGAAGCCGCTGCCGAAGCGATGTTCAATGCGATAATTGTGATAATATCGCCCCTCCTCGCAACTCCACGACAATCACGCCTCACCTCCGCCGCAGCCTTGCGTCGTGGGCTTAAATGCTTACTCGACTCCTTTCTTCACCAACTTGTTCTTCGTCGCGCGAAACCTAACGAATTCGGGCGAATAAAGGATCTTCATCGTGACAAAATGTCGCTGGTGGTAAGTGATTTGATCGTTTTCTTTCTATATTTTCAGCGAAACGCCCCAGAATGACATTACGTTTTGAGCCTCAAAATATAGAATTCGAATAAGTTTGCGAATCAGAATGATCGATACAAACACTATATCTTCACTCAACACATCCATTTCCTGATGGAGGTGCGTTTCTACGCATCCAGCGAAGCTCATGACGGCCTCTCCGACCACATCAAAAGACGTACAAACCGTTTCCGGCATCACCGTTCGCCTCGCAGGCGACTCCGGGGACGGAATGCAGCTACTCGGCACCCAGCTGACCAACACTAGCGCGCTGGCGGGGAATGACGTGGCCACCTTCCCGGATTTCCCCGCGGAAATCCGCGCCCCTCGAGGCACGCGTGCCGGGGTGAGTGGTTTCCAGGTGCGATTCGCCAGCGAAGAAATCTTCACCCCCGGCGACCATCTCGATGCGCTCGTGGTAATGAATCCAGCCGCGATGGTCACCAACCTGGGTGATTTGCGTAAAGGCGGCATCCTGATCGCCAACGAAGACGGCTTTAACGAGAAAGAATTTAAGCTCGCTAAGGTCGAATCGAACCCGTTGGACGCCAGCGTGATCGAAGAGGTCTATCGGGTGATCAAGGTGC contains:
- the pyrH gene encoding UMP kinase; this encodes MPDGPQSDDTSSQAPLHYRRVVLKLSGESLADSGGRGISGEESGEIARQIKLAHDTGCQIAIVIGGGNILRGAQFSGSNSLVHEATAHYMGMLATIINSLAMQDALEAHGLQTRVMSAIPTDKIAETFIRRRALRHLNRGRVVILAAGIGNPFVTTDTAAAQRALEIEADVVLKATRVDGVYSDDPEKNPHAVLYESLTYADVMEKNLRVMDATAIALCSEHKKPIVVFNFKKNGNIVRAISGETVGTWIGAEKRT
- the tsf gene encoding translation elongation factor Ts, whose product is MADITAAAVKAFRERTGLPMMDCKKALTEAGGDEEKAVELLRKKGQTLADSRSDRETAFGRFGLYIGTDKKVGAMVELLCESAPVTTNEQFIQLAADLAEQLATGPGAATADELLAQPSPSQAGISMATQKDDMFNRIREVFKVGRMIRVEGSCGGYMHHAGTTAGVLVEIEGGNDDAAKDVSMHIAAMRPESLSKESIDPAVVASEREVLLEAAIAEGKPQNIAEKMVGGRMQKFYAERCLLEQPFVKDDKQSVGEYAKSNDMTVKNYWHWVIGEKVDA
- the rpsB gene encoding 30S ribosomal protein S2 codes for the protein MASPSTPASPIVQEMIEAGVHFGHRTSLWNPKMAPYIFGRKNQIHIMDIRETLRGMLRAKKYLSQVAAGGSLILFVGTKRQAGEALEEQSLRCGMPFVSERWLGGTLTNFRTIRSRLGRLEELESMRSSGAMDNYSKKMQSALNREYRKMYRNLNGLRTMNRLPECLFIVDPGKERNAVREAKRLGITTVALIDTDSDPSQIDLPIPGNDDGIRSIELIMKQLADAVIAGKGQSATESGAQPEQVKPTGTEAAMVAAATESQTPATEG